A region of Heliomicrobium gestii DNA encodes the following proteins:
- a CDS encoding YheC/YheD family endospore coat-associated protein, whose protein sequence is MGTIYLTDRQAGTIGIEAGEEVLLRAGVRSCLATVRIVPTKPRTPLLPELLNHLRWPINLPCQLAYSRREQAFVAGPLLGIFSYRYPNKPYVWSAHLKETQRYAREMGVVAVVFGPTDINWEDRTVTGVILRGDEWQQQTLPLPRVIYNRIPSRKFENLPEVSDLKKRLADIPGLILFNPRYLDKWETHQLLQKHVAVRPLLPETRLLQKAEDLWPLVKEHRVIYIKPIHGTQGLGIYRIGLHPSGGYSWISRHSTATLGLAYTRTAIEAKIKRLLERTAYVAQQGLRLALIEGAPFDIRLLAQKDGQGVWRITKVFGRIAPPGKFTSNLSQGGRAMGILNSLKAASLPPKRKRQAILKELQRWGESLPRILEESAAMTLGELGLDLALDRGGKLWLLEINAKPFKRLDEGEGDPRLVRLALERPIAYGRFLDGFDNKGGDDSP, encoded by the coding sequence ATGGGGACCATCTACCTGACGGATCGCCAGGCCGGGACAATCGGCATCGAAGCGGGGGAGGAAGTTCTCCTTCGCGCCGGTGTGCGTTCCTGTCTGGCAACGGTCCGCATCGTTCCAACGAAACCACGGACGCCGCTTTTGCCGGAACTGTTGAATCACCTGCGTTGGCCCATCAACCTGCCCTGCCAACTGGCTTACTCGCGAAGGGAACAGGCTTTTGTCGCCGGTCCGCTGCTCGGTATTTTTTCCTATCGTTATCCCAACAAACCCTATGTCTGGTCGGCCCATCTCAAGGAAACACAGCGTTATGCCCGTGAGATGGGCGTTGTGGCCGTCGTCTTCGGCCCCACTGATATCAACTGGGAGGACCGCACGGTGACAGGGGTCATACTCAGGGGGGATGAGTGGCAACAGCAGACACTCCCCCTCCCCCGGGTGATCTACAACCGGATCCCTTCACGCAAGTTCGAAAACCTGCCAGAGGTCAGCGATCTCAAAAAACGCCTGGCAGACATCCCGGGCCTGATTCTCTTCAACCCGCGCTACCTCGACAAATGGGAGACCCATCAGTTGCTGCAGAAGCACGTTGCCGTCCGGCCTCTTTTGCCGGAAACGCGGTTGTTGCAAAAAGCCGAAGACCTGTGGCCACTGGTCAAGGAGCATCGCGTCATCTACATCAAACCGATCCACGGAACCCAGGGATTGGGAATCTACCGGATCGGCCTTCATCCTTCAGGGGGGTACTCCTGGATCAGTCGTCATTCGACGGCCACGCTGGGGCTGGCGTACACGCGGACCGCCATTGAAGCCAAGATCAAACGGCTGCTCGAGCGGACCGCCTATGTGGCCCAACAAGGGCTGCGACTGGCTTTGATCGAAGGAGCGCCCTTTGACATTCGCTTATTGGCGCAAAAAGACGGTCAAGGAGTCTGGCGGATCACCAAAGTCTTCGGGCGAATCGCCCCGCCCGGCAAATTCACCTCCAACCTGAGCCAGGGAGGCAGGGCGATGGGCATCCTCAACTCCCTAAAAGCGGCGTCACTGCCCCCAAAACGCAAACGGCAGGCCATTCTCAAAGAGTTGCAGCGGTGGGGGGAATCGCTGCCGCGCATCTTGGAGGAAAGCGCCGCCATGACGTTAGGGGAATTGGGCCTCGATCTCGCCCTTGATCGCGGCGGCAAGCTCTGGCTCTTGGAGATCAACGCAAAGCCCTTCAAACGGCTCGACGAAGGGGAGGGAGATCCGAGGCTCGTCCGTCTAGCCTTAGAACGCCCCATTGCCTATGGGCGTTTTTTGGACGGCTTTGATAACAAAGGAGGGGACGACTCTCCATGA
- a CDS encoding DUF2197 domain-containing protein, protein MEARCMLCGKKDEIDKSHPKWSDFAGKTKITGYICLRCTAKINFEANESQKVPKPM, encoded by the coding sequence ATGGAAGCGCGCTGCATGCTCTGCGGAAAAAAAGACGAAATCGATAAAAGCCATCCCAAATGGTCCGACTTTGCAGGAAAAACGAAAATCACCGGATACATATGCCTGCGCTGCACGGCCAAGATTAATTTTGAGGCCAATGAGTCACAAAAGGTACCGAAACCGATGTAG
- a CDS encoding putative amidoligase domain-containing protein codes for MKIYIHHDPSSSMAELARRLAARDIDVSAGRHGPAEPVDWWIKWGAGRESQPAAAQRLFNVQAVTALTTDFDAVERVLRRNHLQALLGEDPSRWPLAVWPKEYQIYLWDSRVIAVQRKVLITQQLRDLLPNKSVTPSFHWVEQLTPWEEERLVSAAIRALHCLGLDFGRVHLGVNRSRGPIILAVDPAPIVRNRLAQAYADAITASVREWQERATVTIGSDPEFMLSLVPGRRMVPASRFFPRTGIVGCDNRRAFGASDDLPLAEVRPAPAENAAEALQQLRVVLHEANRLCPYGNIAWVAGSEPYPGYPTGGHIHFGGLQPNSRLIRALDQYLALPLLYLENPETAARRRQFYGALGDFRVKPHGFEYRTPGSWLASPETAWLALHLAAVVAQHYRRLERWDFLQPERQDDFYEGKRQALMPLLRQTLLELVSIDDSETMRRLAQRLWSMAEEGSYLPEDMDIRRAWKLPIGLHRYRYVPRPRYSISWLGGSASRI; via the coding sequence ATGAAAATATATATTCACCATGACCCGTCTTCAAGCATGGCGGAACTGGCTCGACGGCTAGCCGCCCGTGACATCGACGTTTCCGCCGGCCGACATGGGCCGGCAGAGCCGGTAGATTGGTGGATCAAATGGGGCGCAGGGAGGGAAAGCCAACCGGCCGCCGCCCAGCGGCTCTTTAACGTCCAAGCGGTCACAGCCCTGACGACCGATTTTGATGCCGTGGAAAGGGTGCTCCGGCGAAACCACCTGCAGGCGCTGCTGGGGGAGGATCCCAGTCGCTGGCCCCTAGCGGTCTGGCCAAAGGAATACCAGATCTATCTATGGGATTCCCGTGTCATCGCTGTCCAGCGCAAAGTGCTGATCACCCAGCAATTGCGCGATCTCTTGCCCAACAAATCAGTCACGCCCTCCTTTCACTGGGTGGAACAGTTGACGCCTTGGGAAGAGGAGCGACTTGTCAGCGCCGCCATACGGGCGTTGCATTGCCTGGGTCTGGACTTCGGCAGGGTCCATCTCGGTGTCAACCGTTCCCGCGGTCCCATCATCCTCGCCGTCGACCCGGCGCCCATCGTCCGGAACCGCCTGGCCCAGGCCTATGCCGACGCCATCACCGCGTCCGTCCGGGAGTGGCAAGAAAGGGCAACTGTCACCATTGGCTCCGATCCCGAGTTCATGCTGTCCCTCGTACCAGGGCGGCGCATGGTGCCGGCCTCCCGTTTTTTTCCCCGTACAGGCATTGTTGGTTGTGACAACCGGCGGGCCTTCGGAGCATCCGATGACCTGCCGCTCGCGGAGGTTCGCCCGGCGCCAGCTGAAAACGCAGCAGAAGCGCTGCAGCAGTTGCGCGTCGTCCTGCATGAAGCCAACCGCCTCTGTCCCTATGGCAATATCGCCTGGGTGGCCGGCTCGGAACCATACCCCGGTTATCCGACGGGCGGGCATATCCATTTCGGCGGTCTCCAGCCCAATAGCCGGTTGATCCGCGCCCTTGATCAGTACCTGGCGCTGCCCCTGCTCTACCTGGAAAACCCGGAAACGGCGGCCCGTCGTCGCCAGTTCTACGGCGCCCTCGGCGATTTTCGGGTAAAGCCCCATGGCTTTGAATACCGCACCCCCGGATCATGGCTCGCTTCACCGGAAACCGCCTGGCTTGCCCTGCACCTGGCCGCCGTTGTCGCCCAACACTACCGTCGATTGGAACGGTGGGACTTCCTGCAGCCTGAGAGGCAGGATGATTTTTACGAGGGAAAGCGGCAAGCGCTCATGCCGCTGTTGCGACAGACGTTGCTCGAACTGGTCTCCATCGATGACTCGGAAACGATGCGCCGCTTGGCCCAACGGCTCTGGAGCATGGCCGAAGAAGGGAGTTATCTCCCCGAGGATATGGACATTCGCCGCGCCTGGAAATTGCCGATCGGCTTGCATCGCTACCGTTATGTGCCCCGTCCCCGATACAGCATCTCTTGGTTGGGCGGCAGCGCCAGCCGGATCTAA
- a CDS encoding FIST signal transduction protein, whose protein sequence is MYLASLTELTDYIASLTIEPTEQLMVLTADKSAQHVPRIIDHFNEKGIRFFGGIYAALLVGAKSYDEGFIVIKVEPLYSSLVLPYLMRFPLDAATLGDTTAILLVDGLSSKFKELTDTAYAKIGNKVKYIGGGAGFYDLIHRPCIYDNRGLHKDVLYVCLVKGDIQLGVEHGWRKMDGPYQVTHSRGNILSEIDGQQAFEVYKDIIEQAENLRLSREDFFSFAKDHPFGVQKRGHFEITVRDPITVNEDNEIVCVADIPQDSEIYVLKGNINTLLAASEQVADCCAKAAPETYLPLLFDCISRGMFLEDRFDEELANIQRRLCYPLEGALSIGEIASRSNGDLIIHNKSTILGLLPVKGK, encoded by the coding sequence ATGTATCTTGCATCATTGACAGAATTGACAGACTACATCGCTTCCTTGACGATCGAGCCTACGGAACAGTTGATGGTGTTGACGGCAGATAAATCTGCGCAGCATGTCCCTAGAATCATCGATCACTTTAATGAAAAGGGCATCCGGTTTTTTGGAGGGATTTACGCGGCGCTTTTGGTCGGCGCCAAAAGTTATGATGAAGGTTTTATCGTTATAAAGGTTGAGCCCCTCTACAGTTCCCTTGTGCTGCCTTACTTGATGCGTTTTCCTCTGGACGCGGCGACCCTGGGGGACACGACGGCCATCTTATTGGTTGACGGCTTGTCGAGCAAGTTTAAGGAACTGACCGACACGGCTTATGCCAAGATCGGAAATAAGGTCAAGTACATCGGCGGCGGAGCCGGTTTTTACGACCTGATCCATCGCCCGTGCATATACGACAACCGAGGCTTGCACAAGGATGTGCTCTACGTCTGCCTTGTCAAAGGAGATATTCAATTGGGCGTGGAGCATGGCTGGAGAAAAATGGACGGTCCCTACCAGGTGACACATTCTCGGGGGAACATCCTCAGCGAGATCGACGGACAGCAGGCTTTTGAGGTCTATAAGGATATCATCGAACAGGCGGAAAATCTTCGCCTCAGTAGAGAGGACTTTTTCAGCTTTGCCAAAGACCACCCCTTTGGGGTGCAAAAACGTGGACACTTTGAGATCACTGTCCGCGATCCCATCACCGTCAACGAGGATAACGAGATCGTCTGTGTAGCCGACATCCCCCAGGACAGCGAGATCTATGTCCTTAAGGGCAATATCAACACATTGCTGGCCGCCTCCGAGCAGGTCGCTGACTGTTGCGCTAAGGCAGCGCCGGAAACCTACCTGCCCTTGCTCTTCGATTGCATCTCGCGAGGCATGTTTTTGGAGGACCGTTTCGACGAGGAGCTTGCCAACATCCAAAGGCGATTATGCTACCCATTGGAGGGCGCCTTATCGATCGGCGAGATCGCCTCTCGCAGCAATGGGGACTTGATCATCCACAACAAATCAACGATCCTCGGTTTGCTGCCGGTAAAGGGTAAATAA
- a CDS encoding S8 family peptidase, whose protein sequence is MKKLVEGRSAALPSYGKNHLFPLTIHRIMDRVPGQVVDYGVKLINAPRQWLRSKGENIRIAVLDTGIDSAHPDLKENIRGGYNFLDNNDKYEDDHGHGTHVSGIIAGSDNGIGIVGVAPKSQLYALKVLDEKGEGGQEHVIAAIEWALDNGIHLLNLSFGSQKPNAKLRATMEKANQAGITFVAAAGNDASKTLRQDSIDYPGRWSDLVLTVAAVDRSVKRAVFSSQGPELFLAAPGVNVLSTYPANRYVRLSGTSMAAPHITGAAALLMAERRKKAGVPPAPAEVRRLMLEHAVVIGDRKDYGYGFFRF, encoded by the coding sequence ATGAAGAAACTCGTCGAGGGGCGAAGCGCCGCTCTGCCGTCCTACGGAAAAAACCACCTTTTCCCCCTCACCATCCACCGGATCATGGATCGAGTGCCAGGACAGGTGGTCGATTATGGCGTAAAGCTGATCAACGCCCCCCGGCAGTGGCTGCGTTCGAAGGGTGAGAATATCCGTATCGCTGTCCTGGATACAGGCATCGACAGCGCCCATCCTGATCTAAAAGAGAATATTCGAGGAGGCTACAACTTTCTCGACAACAACGACAAGTATGAAGACGACCACGGTCATGGCACCCATGTATCCGGCATTATCGCCGGTTCGGACAATGGCATTGGGATCGTCGGCGTTGCCCCCAAAAGCCAACTCTATGCGCTCAAGGTGCTCGATGAAAAGGGGGAAGGCGGTCAGGAGCATGTCATCGCCGCGATCGAGTGGGCTCTCGACAACGGGATTCACCTGCTCAATCTGTCCTTCGGCAGCCAAAAACCGAACGCCAAGTTGCGCGCCACCATGGAAAAGGCCAATCAAGCCGGCATCACCTTTGTGGCCGCCGCCGGAAACGATGCATCAAAGACGCTCAGGCAGGACTCCATCGATTATCCGGGGCGCTGGTCTGATCTGGTGTTGACAGTGGCCGCTGTGGACCGCAGTGTCAAGCGGGCTGTTTTTTCAAGTCAAGGACCGGAACTCTTTTTGGCCGCTCCGGGCGTCAATGTCTTAAGCACCTATCCTGCCAACCGGTATGTTCGCCTCTCCGGAACGAGTATGGCTGCTCCCCACATCACCGGCGCCGCTGCGCTGCTGATGGCCGAGCGCCGGAAGAAGGCCGGCGTCCCCCCTGCCCCAGCCGAAGTGCGACGATTGATGCTGGAACATGCCGTTGTGATCGGTGACCGGAAGGATTACGGTTATGGCTTTTTTCGCTTCTAG
- the corA gene encoding magnesium/cobalt transporter CorA, with product MIKTYIFDAQQDKVLHDINLDHMEQWLASPDNLIWIDLYDYDADEVNQVARVFDFHPLAIEDVLHASPRAKVDRYDRYFFFVFHALRYDEESDDELTLFELDVFLGKNYIVTLHRSALPAVGRVAYHCLRGTRLMNRGPDYLIYAIVDGIIDEYFPIVERLGDRIDELEDELYINPARETTDEMLALKRTLLLLRKTVLPQKRIFSNINGRYSFEVHEDNRPYYLDLVDHIERISDTIDTYRDLVNSAMDTYFSIISNRTNEIMRVLTIISTISMPLTVVTGAFGMNVPIPLNDAPWMFYAIWVSMFVLSALMLYWFRRKKWI from the coding sequence ATGATCAAGACCTATATCTTTGATGCGCAGCAAGACAAGGTCCTTCATGACATCAACCTTGATCACATGGAGCAATGGCTCGCTTCCCCCGACAACCTCATCTGGATTGATCTCTACGATTATGACGCCGATGAAGTCAACCAGGTGGCTCGTGTCTTCGACTTTCACCCCTTGGCCATTGAAGACGTTCTCCATGCCAGTCCACGGGCGAAAGTGGACCGCTACGACCGGTATTTTTTCTTTGTCTTCCACGCCCTGCGCTATGATGAGGAAAGCGACGATGAGTTGACCCTCTTTGAACTGGACGTTTTTTTAGGCAAGAACTACATCGTCACCCTGCACCGGTCGGCGTTGCCGGCTGTCGGTCGTGTCGCTTATCACTGCCTGCGAGGGACGCGACTCATGAACCGTGGGCCCGATTACCTCATCTATGCCATCGTCGACGGCATCATTGACGAGTACTTTCCGATTGTGGAACGCCTCGGCGACCGGATTGATGAACTGGAGGATGAACTCTACATCAACCCGGCGCGCGAGACGACAGACGAGATGCTCGCCTTGAAACGAACGCTGCTTCTCCTGCGCAAGACGGTGCTGCCCCAGAAGCGGATCTTCTCCAACATCAACGGCCGCTACTCCTTTGAGGTCCATGAAGACAACCGCCCCTATTACCTGGACTTGGTGGACCATATCGAGCGGATCTCTGACACCATCGACACCTACCGTGACCTTGTCAACAGCGCCATGGACACCTACTTCTCGATCATCTCCAACCGCACGAACGAGATCATGCGGGTGCTGACCATCATCTCGACCATCTCCATGCCGCTGACGGTCGTGACCGGCGCTTTTGGCATGAACGTCCCCATTCCGCTAAACGATGCGCCCTGGATGTTTTATGCCATCTGGGTGAGCATGTTTGTCCTGTCGGCGCTGATGCTGTACTGGTTCCGGCGCAAGAAATGGATTTGA
- a CDS encoding methyl-accepting chemotaxis protein encodes MNDISLLDHFVAINKYINEILPHPASVTICDRACNVLSYNPAPDLNLRIRPGDVLPSSTAAYVAIEENRRVTRRVDKSIYGVDYIAIGWPIPGSSGEILGAVAFATPIHRQVALQTMAEELNASVQEINASAAVIAKSSHDLAKANAELNDTSSEAKRNVAATDDVVKFIRKVAKQTRLLGLNASIEAARAGELGLGFSVVAGEIQKLAQDSASSADQIAATLNRIHELILNVSQEGEDLNKITQAQVHIAENITHALDQISRMAERLHEMAQDLV; translated from the coding sequence ATGAACGACATCTCCCTGCTGGATCACTTTGTGGCGATCAACAAATACATCAACGAAATCCTGCCTCACCCGGCCTCTGTCACCATTTGTGATCGCGCCTGCAACGTCCTTTCATATAACCCGGCGCCCGATCTCAACCTCCGAATCCGTCCCGGCGATGTATTGCCTTCTTCGACAGCCGCCTATGTGGCCATCGAAGAAAACCGGCGCGTCACCCGCAGGGTGGACAAGTCCATCTATGGCGTCGATTATATCGCAATCGGTTGGCCGATTCCGGGATCCAGCGGCGAGATTCTGGGCGCTGTCGCTTTTGCCACCCCGATTCACCGCCAAGTGGCCTTGCAGACGATGGCTGAAGAGTTGAACGCTTCTGTCCAGGAGATCAACGCGTCGGCTGCCGTCATCGCGAAATCCTCTCACGATCTGGCCAAGGCCAATGCCGAGTTGAATGACACATCGTCTGAGGCAAAACGGAATGTGGCCGCCACCGATGATGTGGTCAAGTTCATCCGCAAGGTGGCCAAACAGACGCGTCTCTTGGGCTTAAACGCCTCCATCGAAGCGGCGCGAGCCGGAGAACTGGGACTCGGCTTTTCCGTCGTTGCCGGCGAAATTCAAAAGCTTGCCCAGGACAGCGCCAGTTCGGCTGATCAGATCGCCGCCACGCTGAACCGCATCCACGAACTGATCCTGAACGTTTCCCAAGAGGGTGAAGATCTGAACAAGATCACCCAGGCCCAGGTGCACATCGCCGAGAACATCACCCATGCCCTCGACCAGATCAGCCGGATGGCGGAACGGCTTCATGAGATGGCGCAGGATCTCGTCTAA
- a CDS encoding YheC/YheD family endospore coat-associated protein, which produces MGRGCEPIVLGMLVHPRTIRDNFRGNRLFFGQMALLGKTMGITLVIFSPNHVHWSRNECKGYVFNSLRRRWILRRTPLPDVVYDRFFPYDLQRASVVTCRRALRKRGIPIFNPPFGGKFSVYRRLLDDPFIAPHLPKTQLLTGEREWSACLATWRSVYLKPDNGAKGLGIIRMSLRGKEEVLVEPTAGQRLQLRRKAAWHWLKGRTAGRRYLIQRAIEPARWRERIFDLRVLVQRRDCGEWAVTGGSARVTGNGITCNLHTGASAAPLSLALLESGAAVKEEQVFALALHIAKVLSRLHPGLAELGLDFLIDSKGKVWFLEANSRPGRSVFSRIGDMGSRLTAVRRPLEYAQYLARNVNKAG; this is translated from the coding sequence TTGGGGAGGGGGTGTGAACCGATCGTTCTCGGCATGCTCGTTCATCCCCGAACCATTCGGGATAACTTTCGGGGCAACCGGCTCTTCTTCGGGCAAATGGCGCTTTTGGGGAAGACCATGGGCATCACCTTGGTGATTTTCTCGCCCAACCATGTCCATTGGAGTCGCAATGAGTGCAAGGGCTATGTCTTCAACAGCCTGCGCCGGCGCTGGATTCTCCGGCGAACCCCCTTGCCGGACGTTGTCTATGACCGATTTTTCCCATACGATCTGCAAAGGGCCAGCGTTGTCACCTGTCGTCGCGCCTTGCGAAAACGGGGGATTCCCATCTTCAATCCGCCCTTTGGCGGCAAATTCAGTGTGTACCGTCGTTTGCTCGACGATCCCTTTATCGCCCCACATCTCCCGAAAACGCAACTGCTGACGGGAGAAAGGGAGTGGTCGGCCTGTCTGGCCACATGGCGCAGCGTCTACCTTAAGCCGGATAATGGAGCAAAAGGCCTGGGGATCATCCGGATGTCCCTGCGCGGAAAGGAGGAGGTCCTTGTGGAGCCGACTGCCGGGCAGAGGCTGCAGTTGCGCCGCAAAGCCGCCTGGCATTGGCTCAAGGGACGAACAGCAGGGAGGCGCTACCTGATCCAGCGGGCCATCGAGCCGGCCCGTTGGAGGGAGCGGATTTTCGACCTGCGCGTTCTCGTCCAACGGCGCGACTGCGGGGAGTGGGCGGTCACTGGGGGCAGCGCTCGGGTGACAGGCAATGGGATCACCTGCAACCTGCACACCGGGGCAAGCGCGGCGCCGCTTTCCTTGGCGCTCCTGGAGAGCGGCGCCGCCGTGAAAGAGGAACAGGTTTTTGCGCTGGCCCTGCACATCGCCAAGGTCCTGTCACGCCTGCATCCAGGGCTGGCGGAATTGGGGCTCGATTTCCTGATCGACAGCAAAGGGAAAGTATGGTTTTTGGAAGCCAACTCTCGTCCAGGGCGGAGCGTCTTTTCTCGTATCGGCGACATGGGCAGCCGCCTCACGGCAGTGCGCCGGCCCTTGGAGTATGCCCAGTATCTGGCGAGGAACGTCAACAAGGCCGGGTGA
- a CDS encoding YheC/YheD family endospore coat-associated protein: MTGAYVAILAAGDPSKKAPFGQWSPAIAETVNALRLRGIQAVAMAVDDLSPDPFVRVWRPGLRQRWLAERKRPPKIFYNRILNRSRERRSEVQSSLRALQQKGNILFNPGYLSKADLHRRLSGSAVASYLPETTLQPLPRDVFAMLERRSCLYLKPVDSCGGKGIFQICQNASGWQVTEVRKKRALPVAFHEEEKLLCWLDDLLARREYLSQQALFFDRIDDRPYDFRVLVQKDGRGCWTYVDAGIRLAAPGHVVTHRPNGGQILRRDQLVRARFDRFRWKRIESEMASAAVAAARAMEANSHEHFGILTLDMGLEQPGEHLWLLEINAKPGRFDEPWIQRKSDFLLASYVKHLAARRGEIHENIYSP; this comes from the coding sequence ATGACCGGGGCTTATGTGGCGATTCTGGCCGCCGGCGATCCTTCGAAAAAAGCGCCCTTTGGCCAGTGGTCGCCAGCGATCGCCGAAACAGTCAATGCGCTGCGCCTGCGTGGGATCCAGGCTGTCGCTATGGCTGTCGACGATCTGAGTCCAGACCCCTTTGTGCGTGTTTGGCGGCCGGGATTGAGACAACGCTGGCTTGCGGAACGCAAGCGACCCCCGAAAATCTTCTACAACCGTATCCTTAACCGGAGCCGCGAGCGCCGGTCTGAGGTGCAGTCATCGCTGCGGGCGTTGCAGCAAAAAGGCAACATCCTGTTCAATCCCGGGTACCTGTCAAAAGCCGACCTCCACCGCCGCCTTTCTGGCAGTGCCGTGGCATCCTATTTGCCTGAAACGACGCTGCAGCCACTGCCGAGGGATGTGTTCGCCATGCTGGAGCGCCGGTCATGCCTTTACCTGAAACCGGTTGACAGTTGCGGCGGCAAGGGGATCTTTCAGATCTGCCAGAACGCTTCCGGTTGGCAGGTGACGGAGGTCCGCAAAAAGCGCGCCTTGCCGGTTGCCTTCCATGAAGAAGAAAAACTGCTCTGTTGGCTTGATGATCTGCTCGCCCGGCGCGAGTACCTTTCCCAACAGGCCTTGTTCTTCGATCGTATCGATGACCGCCCCTATGATTTCCGTGTCCTCGTTCAAAAAGACGGTCGGGGATGTTGGACCTATGTCGATGCCGGCATTCGGCTGGCCGCGCCCGGCCATGTCGTCACCCACCGTCCCAACGGGGGGCAGATCCTGCGCCGGGATCAGTTGGTGCGCGCCCGTTTTGATCGTTTCCGCTGGAAGCGCATCGAATCGGAAATGGCGTCGGCGGCAGTCGCCGCTGCCCGTGCGATGGAGGCAAACAGCCATGAACACTTCGGGATCTTGACATTGGATATGGGTCTCGAACAGCCAGGAGAGCACCTGTGGCTCCTCGAGATCAACGCCAAACCTGGACGCTTCGACGAGCCATGGATTCAACGCAAGAGCGACTTCCTGCTGGCGTCATACGTAAAACACCTGGCAGCCCGGAGGGGGGAGATTCATGAAAATATATATTCACCATGA
- the gap gene encoding type I glyceraldehyde-3-phosphate dehydrogenase translates to MAVRVGINGFGRIGRNVFRAAVNRDDIEIVAVNVTSDPQTTAYLMKYDSVHGTFNADVQATEDSIIVNGKAARIVSDRDPARLPWSDLGVDIVIESTGKFNRGEDAAKHLVGGAKKVIITAPAKNEDVTIVMGVNDHIYDPDRHHIISNASCTTNCLAPVAKVLHREFGIVEGLMTTVHAFTNDQRILDDAHKDLRRARALDLSIIPTTTGAAKAVSLVLPELEGRLNGYSLRVPVPNVSVVDLVVTMERPADRETINAALRAAANGEMAGILSVCDEPLVSNDFLGTHYSSIVDALSTMVTSGRMAKVVAWYDNEWGYSCRVLDLAAKVGQQL, encoded by the coding sequence TTGGCCGTACGAGTGGGGATTAACGGCTTTGGCCGGATTGGGCGCAACGTGTTCCGGGCAGCTGTCAACCGCGATGATATCGAGATCGTCGCCGTCAACGTGACCTCGGATCCGCAAACGACAGCGTACCTGATGAAGTATGACTCTGTTCACGGCACCTTTAACGCCGATGTGCAAGCCACGGAAGACAGCATCATCGTCAACGGCAAAGCTGCTCGCATCGTGTCTGATCGCGATCCTGCCCGGTTGCCTTGGAGCGATTTGGGCGTTGATATTGTTATCGAATCAACAGGTAAATTTAACCGCGGAGAAGATGCGGCGAAACACCTTGTCGGCGGCGCCAAGAAAGTGATCATCACGGCGCCGGCAAAAAATGAAGACGTAACCATCGTCATGGGCGTCAATGACCACATCTACGATCCGGATCGGCATCACATCATCTCCAACGCATCCTGCACGACCAACTGCCTGGCGCCGGTGGCCAAGGTGCTTCACCGCGAGTTTGGCATCGTCGAGGGTCTGATGACGACGGTCCATGCCTTCACCAACGATCAGCGCATCCTCGATGACGCCCACAAGGACCTGCGCCGCGCCCGCGCGCTCGACCTGTCCATCATCCCGACGACGACCGGCGCCGCCAAGGCTGTGTCCCTCGTCCTCCCCGAATTGGAAGGCCGCTTAAACGGCTACTCCTTGCGCGTGCCCGTTCCGAACGTGTCTGTTGTCGATCTCGTCGTGACCATGGAACGCCCCGCCGATAGGGAGACCATCAACGCCGCGTTGCGCGCCGCAGCGAACGGGGAGATGGCGGGGATCCTCTCTGTCTGTGATGAACCCCTCGTCTCCAACGATTTTCTGGGCACCCATTATTCGTCGATTGTCGACGCCTTGTCCACCATGGTCACATCAGGACGCATGGCGAAAGTCGTCGCTTGGTATGATAATGAATGGGGCTATTCCTGCCGCGTCCTGGACTTGGCGGCAAAAGTGGGACAACAACTGTAA